A single region of the Paraburkholderia sprentiae WSM5005 genome encodes:
- a CDS encoding YbhB/YbcL family Raf kinase inhibitor-like protein, with product MRARCLVVSLASTWRHRSLAAGAMLALFAVHGAAARADEPFTLTSANVRTGGAVQNAQVFDQNDCKGGNRSPQLSWRDAPAGTRGFAITMFDEDAPGRGWWHWAVAGIPATVDSLPENASSSGFLRKLGAVEARNDFDTDGYGGPCPPPGKPHRYIITVYALNSADLRLAQGRPALMFDHEIGTAAIGSARLVVNYGR from the coding sequence ATGCGCGCGCGTTGCCTGGTTGTTTCGCTGGCATCAACTTGGCGGCATCGATCGCTCGCCGCCGGCGCGATGCTCGCGCTATTCGCGGTACATGGCGCCGCTGCGCGGGCCGACGAGCCGTTCACGCTGACGAGCGCGAATGTGCGCACGGGCGGCGCCGTGCAAAATGCGCAGGTGTTCGACCAGAACGATTGCAAAGGCGGCAACCGCTCACCGCAACTCTCCTGGCGCGATGCGCCGGCCGGCACGCGCGGCTTCGCGATCACGATGTTCGACGAGGACGCGCCAGGGCGCGGCTGGTGGCACTGGGCGGTAGCGGGCATCCCGGCCACGGTCGACAGCCTGCCCGAGAACGCGAGTTCGTCCGGTTTCCTGCGCAAGCTCGGCGCAGTCGAAGCCCGCAACGACTTCGACACGGACGGTTATGGCGGCCCATGCCCGCCGCCCGGCAAACCGCATCGCTATATCATCACCGTGTACGCGCTGAACTCGGCCGATCTGCGTCTCGCGCAAGGACGCCCGGCGTTGATGTTCGATCACGAGATCGGCACGGCCGCGATCGGCAGCGCGCGGCTGGTGGTCAATTACGGGCGCTAG
- the argC gene encoding N-acetyl-gamma-glutamyl-phosphate reductase encodes MSTKVFVDGQEGTTGLKIFEYLSQRADVEILRIEEAKRKDLDERRRLINASDVTFLCLPDVASRESASLVGNDRTVLIDASTAFRTSPDWAYGLPELARSQRERLRTAKRIAVPGCHASAFVLAMRPLVEGGIVAPEFAAHAYSITGYSGGGKKMIADYEAGGDDRLKSPRPYALGLTHKHLPEMATHTGLKSAPIFTPIVGEFYKGLAVTTYFSPGQLAKKTTPQDVQALFAEYYAGEAFVHVAPFNAEANLDNGFFDVQANNDTNRVDLFVFGNEDRFVTVARLDNLGKGASGAAIQCMNLAIGAAEDTGLKR; translated from the coding sequence ATGAGCACGAAAGTTTTTGTCGACGGACAGGAAGGCACGACCGGCCTGAAGATTTTTGAATATCTGTCGCAGCGCGCCGACGTCGAAATCCTGCGTATCGAAGAAGCGAAGCGCAAGGACCTGGACGAGCGCCGTCGTCTCATCAACGCGTCGGACGTCACTTTCCTGTGCCTGCCCGACGTCGCTTCGCGCGAATCCGCTTCGCTCGTCGGCAACGACCGCACCGTGCTGATCGACGCGAGCACCGCATTCCGCACTTCGCCCGACTGGGCCTACGGCCTCCCCGAGCTGGCCCGCTCGCAACGCGAGCGCCTGCGCACCGCCAAACGCATCGCCGTGCCAGGCTGCCACGCCTCGGCGTTCGTGCTCGCGATGCGCCCGCTCGTCGAAGGCGGCATCGTCGCACCCGAGTTCGCCGCGCACGCCTACTCGATCACTGGCTACAGCGGCGGCGGCAAGAAGATGATTGCCGACTACGAAGCCGGCGGCGACGACAGGCTGAAGAGCCCGCGGCCCTACGCGCTCGGCCTCACGCACAAGCATCTGCCGGAAATGGCCACGCATACCGGCCTGAAGTCGGCGCCGATCTTCACGCCGATCGTCGGCGAGTTCTACAAGGGTCTCGCGGTCACCACCTACTTTTCGCCGGGCCAACTCGCGAAGAAGACGACGCCGCAAGACGTGCAGGCGCTGTTCGCCGAGTACTACGCGGGTGAAGCATTCGTGCACGTCGCACCGTTCAACGCCGAAGCGAATCTCGACAACGGCTTCTTCGACGTGCAGGCGAACAACGACACCAATCGCGTCGACCTGTTCGTGTTCGGCAATGAGGATCGCTTCGTAACCGTCGCGCGTCTGGACAATCTCGGCAAGGGTGCATCGGGTGCGGCGATCCAGTGCATGAACCTCGCGATCGGCGCGGCCGAAGACACGGGTTTGAAGCGCTAG
- a CDS encoding flavodoxin family protein → MSKIVIVYHSGYGHTKKVAEAVLAGALEAGAQAKLMSVGELDEASWDELAAADALIFGAPTYMGGPSADFKKFADASSKPWFAQAWKDKIAAGFTNSATMNGDKFSTIQYFVTLAMQHSMIWAGTGMMPSNTKAATRNDLNFVGGFTGLLTQSAADATPDEAPPPGDLETARLFGARVAGVTARWMALHG, encoded by the coding sequence ATGTCGAAGATCGTCATCGTGTATCACAGCGGCTACGGCCATACGAAGAAAGTCGCCGAAGCCGTGCTCGCGGGCGCGCTCGAAGCCGGCGCGCAGGCAAAGCTGATGTCGGTCGGCGAGCTCGACGAAGCCTCATGGGACGAACTCGCCGCCGCCGACGCGCTGATCTTCGGCGCGCCGACCTACATGGGCGGTCCGTCGGCCGACTTCAAGAAGTTCGCCGACGCGAGCTCGAAGCCGTGGTTCGCCCAGGCGTGGAAGGACAAGATCGCGGCCGGTTTCACGAACTCGGCGACGATGAACGGCGACAAGTTCTCCACGATCCAGTACTTCGTCACGCTGGCGATGCAGCACAGCATGATCTGGGCGGGCACCGGCATGATGCCGTCGAACACCAAGGCCGCGACGCGCAACGATCTGAACTTCGTCGGTGGCTTCACTGGGCTGCTTACGCAATCGGCGGCCGATGCGACGCCCGACGAAGCCCCGCCCCCCGGTGATCTCGAAACCGCGCGCCTGTTCGGCGCACGCGTCGCGGGCGTCACCGCGCGCTGGATGGCGCTACACGGGTAG